The Alphaproteobacteria bacterium genome segment CCGCTTCACGGTGTGCCGATCGCGCTTAAGGACCTGTGCGATACCAAGGGCATTGCCACGACCGGCGGGTCGATGGCGTTGCGCGACCGCATTCCCAAGCAGGACGCCACCGTTGTGACGCGTCTCGCCGAGGCCGGCGCGATATTGCTCGGCAAGCTGGCCATGACCGAGGGGGCCTTCATCGAACATGCGCCGGGCATGCCGACGCCCGTCAATCCTTGGAACCCCGCCTATCTGACCGGTCTGTCGTCGTCCGGCCCCGGGGTCGCGATGGCCGCGGGTCTGGCCTACGGCTCGCTCGGTTCGGACACCGGCGGCTCGATTCGCTTCCCCTCGGCGTGGTGCGGGGTGACCGGCCTCAAACCGACCTGGGGCCGGGTGAGTCGCAACGGTATCGTCGCCCTGGCCGATAGCCTCGATCACGTCGGGCCGATGACCCGCTCGGTTGCCGATGCCGCCGCCATGCTGACCGTCATCGCCGGTCACGATCCGGCGGACCCGACGTCCCTGACCGATCGCGTGCCCGACTACTTCGTGCGGATCGACCGGCACGTCAAAGGCGTGCGCATCGGTATTGATGAAGCCTACTGCGCGGACGGCGTCGATCCGGAATTACGCGATTCCATTATCGCGTCGGTAGCGGTCTTTCAAAAACTTGGGGCGGAAATCAAACGCATTACCGTGCCGCCCATGGACGATTTCATCGGCAACTTTTCGGACATAGTCGCGGTCGAAGCGGCGGTCGCCCATGCCGATGCGCTGTTACCACATAAGGAGAAGCTCGGGCCGGTCTACCGCGACGTGTTGGAACGCGGCAGCACCATCGCCGCGCGGCACTACGTGGCGCTTCGGCTCGGCGGCCTCGCGTTTGGCGGACGCCTGCGTGCCCTGTTCGACGATATCGATTTGCTGCTGTGCCCCTCGTGGCCGTCGCCGGCCCAGGAGATCAGCGTCGATGCGATTGGCGACATCGAAGATCAGGGCGGGTTGTTGCGGTTTACCGGGCCCTTCAACCTGACCGGCAGTCCGACCCTATCGATTCCCTCAGGCTTCAACCAAGCTGGGATGCCGCTCGGGCTCCAACTTGTCGCCCGGCATCTTGACGAAGAGCTGCTGTGCCGGGTCGGACACGCCTATCAACATGAAACCGACTGGCACAAACGTTTTCCGCCGGTCTAGGCCGCGCCCCACAGTCGGTCGTGGCCGGTGAGCATCCTGCACCGCTTGCGCACCCGCGCGGCAATGATCGTCCTGGTCGGTCTGTGGGTTGTGCTTCTGCTGGCGGCGCGGTTCGGTGCCTGGGAGCGGGCCCAGACCGCCGTGACCGTTGCCATCCTGGTGCTGGGCGTCGTGTCGGCGATCGCTTTCCTGCAACGCTGGGGCGATACCCAGGACGCCGTGGTTGAGCGCGACGCCGAACGTGCGCGCATGGCCGCAGCGGTCGAAAAAATTCTCGAAGAGGAGGAGGACGCCGCCAGGGTGGACGACCCACCGCCCGGCGATGGACCGAACCGGCAATAGACCTACGCGCCGGAGGGCCTTAAAGCGCTCCCCCTTACGCCGCCGCGGGAGTAGGGTGGGGCAACCCCGAAAACCAGTGCGAAGGACGCCCGCGCATGATCGACCTCTACTATTGGCCGACGCCCAACGGTCGCAAGATTTCCATCATGATGGAAGAAACCGGCTTGGCGCATAAGGTCATTCCCCTCGACATCACCAAGGGCGAGCAGTTCACGCCCGCGTTTCTCAAGATCAATCCGAACAATAAGATCCCGGCGATCGTCGACGACGAAGGGCCCAACAACCAACCCCTCGCGCTGTTCGAATCCGGCACGATTTTGGAATACCTCGCCGGCAAGTCGGGCAAGCTGATGCCGAAGAGCGCGCGGGAAATGTGGATCACCCGCGAGTGGGTCATGTTTCAAATGGCGAGCTTCGGCCCGATGTGGGGCCAGCACGGCCATTTCACCCACTACGCGCCCGAAAAAGTGCCCTACGCCATCGATCGCTACACCAGGGAAGTTCTTCGCCTGTTGGACGTCATCAACTTCCGTCTCAAGGAGGTCGAATATCTCGCCGGCGACGAATACACGATTGCCGACGTGGCGACCTATCCCTGGGCGATTACCTATTCGCGTCGCGAGATCGACATCGCCGCCTATCCCCATGTCGAACGGTGGCTTGCGGCCGTCGGTGGCCGCGAAGCCGTGCAACGCGGCATGGCGTGGATGTCCGACGCCGACCAGCGCGACAATCCAACCAAAGAACATCTGGAAAACTACTTCGGCAACAAACAGTACGAGCGCCGCAGCTAGGGGTCTAGCTCCCTAGGTCGGATGACCTTGGGGAGCGCCTAAGACGTCTGGGCGCGGCCCCGGCGCGCCTAGGCCGAGCGCCGATAGATTTGGAACGCGCCCGTCGCCAGCACCACCATCACCAGTGTGAAAAGCAGCAACAGGCCGCTGTTCACCCAGACCGCGCCGGGGTCGGTGCCGAGCACCGCGTGGCGAGCGGCGCTGACCGCCCAGTTCACCGGGTTGGCTTTGGACACCGTTTGCATCCAACCTGGCATCAACTGCGCCGACATGAAGGTGGCGGAGAGAAAGGCCAGGGGCAGGCCGAAGAAGTTGATCACCGCGATCATGGTTTCCTCGCGCCGGGCCAGTAGCGCGACGCCGGTCGACATCGCGGTGAAGCCGGCCGTGACCAGCGCCGCCGCGACCAACACGCCGATGGTCCCGCCGACGCTCGGCCAGCCCGCGCCCAACAGAAGGGCGAGGAACAGAATAATCAACGACTGGATCACGACCGTGAACGAGGCGTGCAGGATGCGCGCGGCAATGATGGCGCCGCGATGGAGCGGCGTTGCCAACATCCGGTCGATGACGTTGTGGTGCAGGTCGTCGATCAGCCCCATGCCCGACCAAGCGCCTGAGAACATCGCCGTCATGATGATTACACCGGGCGATAGGAACTCGATATAGCTGCCGGTCTCGAAGCCTGGGAGTTCGACGACGCGGCGGAACAGTTGACCGAAGAGCGTCAACCAGATCACCGGCTGGATCAGCGTCACCGCGATCCAGATCGGCAGGCGGATGGTGGCGCGCATGTAGCGCAGCCACAGGTGCCAGGTATCGGCTACGAAGAGAATCATGGCTTTGCTCCAACGGGCGCCTTCGCGCCCGCGTCGTAATGATGCCCGGTATGTTTGAGATAGACATCGTCCAGCGATGCGCTGCCGAGGCGCAACGTCCGTACCGCGATGTTGGCCCGGTCCAATGCGGCCGCGACGCCGGGTACGGCCGCGGCGCCGTTGCGCACCCGAACGGTGACCAGCGTGCCGTCGGGGATCACTTCGAGGACGCCCTCGACGGTGCCAAGAACCTCCGCCGCCTGCGCCACAGCCTCGCCGACATCCAACGTCACGGTATCGCCTGCGATTTCCGCCTTGAGGGCTTCGGGCGTACCCTCGGCAACGACGCGGCCGTGGTCGACGATCGACAACCGGTCGCACAGCGCGTCGGCTTCTTCGAGATAATGCGTGGTTAGCAGGACCGCGATGTTGCGTTCAGCGCGCAGTCGTTCTAAATCGCGCCACAGTGCCCGTCGCGTCTCGGGGTCGAGGCCGGTGGTCGGCTCGTCCAGAAACAATACCGCCGGCCGGTGCACCAACCCCATCGCGATCTCAAGGCGCCGTTTCATCCCGCCCGAGTAGGTGTTCACCGTCTTGGCGGCGGCGTCGGTCAGGTTGACCCATTCCAGCATTTCGCTGACCCGCGCACGGACTTGGCGCGTCGGCACTCGCAGCATTTGCGCTTGTAGCGTCAGGTTTTCTCGCCCGGTCGCCCAGCGATCGACGCCGGTTGCCTGGGCGACGTAGCCAATCGAACGTCGCACGCCGGCAGCGTCCTTGAAAACATCATGGCCGGCGACGACGGCGCTGCCGCCATCGGGCTGGGTCAAGGTGGCGAGGATGCGCACGGTCGTACTTTTGCCCGCCCCGTTGGGGCCGAGCAGGCCGAAGATCTCGCCGGGCTGCACCGCGAACGAGACGCCCTGGAGGGCCTTAACGCCGCCCTTATAGGTTTTGGTCAGGTTGTCGACGAGGATGGCGTCCATACTAACCTCTTGCGAATGGCCCTCCGGTCTTATCCGGGCGGCGCAAGCTTGTCACGTACCGCCGCCCCTTCTGGGTGCCTTGCCGTTTCCTCGGCTACACCGACCCGCTAGGATTGCCCCGAAACCCCGGATCCATCGGAGAACCCCTATGACGCTCGTCATCCATGCCGGCCTGATGGACATCGTCGAACCCGACGGGACCCGCAGCGACTACGAACGTTTTACCGTCACCCGCAACGTCGACGGCAGCGCCACCATGCGCACGCTGACGCGC includes the following:
- a CDS encoding amidase, with the translated sequence MTPLHYLTITELQEAYRKGTYSPVEVTQAALDRIKALDPKLNAYITVTEDLALRQARRAEAEIESGKPRGPLHGVPIALKDLCDTKGIATTGGSMALRDRIPKQDATVVTRLAEAGAILLGKLAMTEGAFIEHAPGMPTPVNPWNPAYLTGLSSSGPGVAMAAGLAYGSLGSDTGGSIRFPSAWCGVTGLKPTWGRVSRNGIVALADSLDHVGPMTRSVADAAAMLTVIAGHDPADPTSLTDRVPDYFVRIDRHVKGVRIGIDEAYCADGVDPELRDSIIASVAVFQKLGAEIKRITVPPMDDFIGNFSDIVAVEAAVAHADALLPHKEKLGPVYRDVLERGSTIAARHYVALRLGGLAFGGRLRALFDDIDLLLCPSWPSPAQEISVDAIGDIEDQGGLLRFTGPFNLTGSPTLSIPSGFNQAGMPLGLQLVARHLDEELLCRVGHAYQHETDWHKRFPPV
- a CDS encoding glutathione S-transferase N-terminal domain-containing protein; amino-acid sequence: MIDLYYWPTPNGRKISIMMEETGLAHKVIPLDITKGEQFTPAFLKINPNNKIPAIVDDEGPNNQPLALFESGTILEYLAGKSGKLMPKSAREMWITREWVMFQMASFGPMWGQHGHFTHYAPEKVPYAIDRYTREVLRLLDVINFRLKEVEYLAGDEYTIADVATYPWAITYSRREIDIAAYPHVERWLAAVGGREAVQRGMAWMSDADQRDNPTKEHLENYFGNKQYERRS
- a CDS encoding ABC transporter permease; the protein is MILFVADTWHLWLRYMRATIRLPIWIAVTLIQPVIWLTLFGQLFRRVVELPGFETGSYIEFLSPGVIIMTAMFSGAWSGMGLIDDLHHNVIDRMLATPLHRGAIIAARILHASFTVVIQSLIILFLALLLGAGWPSVGGTIGVLVAAALVTAGFTAMSTGVALLARREETMIAVINFFGLPLAFLSATFMSAQLMPGWMQTVSKANPVNWAVSAARHAVLGTDPGAVWVNSGLLLLFTLVMVVLATGAFQIYRRSA
- a CDS encoding ATP-binding cassette domain-containing protein; translation: MDAILVDNLTKTYKGGVKALQGVSFAVQPGEIFGLLGPNGAGKSTTVRILATLTQPDGGSAVVAGHDVFKDAAGVRRSIGYVAQATGVDRWATGRENLTLQAQMLRVPTRQVRARVSEMLEWVNLTDAAAKTVNTYSGGMKRRLEIAMGLVHRPAVLFLDEPTTGLDPETRRALWRDLERLRAERNIAVLLTTHYLEEADALCDRLSIVDHGRVVAEGTPEALKAEIAGDTVTLDVGEAVAQAAEVLGTVEGVLEVIPDGTLVTVRVRNGAAAVPGVAAALDRANIAVRTLRLGSASLDDVYLKHTGHHYDAGAKAPVGAKP